From one Lotus japonicus ecotype B-129 chromosome 3, LjGifu_v1.2 genomic stretch:
- the LOC130747062 gene encoding uncharacterized protein LOC130747062, translated as MDEVVTMADVTASTRSAPSSSSSTLPFNAPLLSAFLAFAIAQILKIFTTWYKEKRWDSKRMLDSGGMPSSHSATVSALALAIGLQEGAGSPAFAIAVVLSCIVMYDASGVRLHAGRQAELLNQIVCELPPEHPLSTVRPLRDSLGHTPLQVVAGGLLGCIIAFLMRSSN; from the exons ATGGACGAAGTTGTAACAATGGCTGATGTTACAGCAAGCACGCGCTCAGcgccttcatcttcctcttccaccctTCCATTCAACGCTCCTCTTCTCTCAGCTTTCCTCGCCTTCGCTATCGCTCAGATCCTCAAGATCTTCACCACCTG GTATAAGGAAAAGAGATGGGATTCCAAGAGGATGCTTGATTCTGGCGGAATGCCTTCATCACATTCTGCAACGGTGTCAGCTCTTGCACTGGCTATAGGTCTCCAAGAAGGAGCAGGGTCGCCGGCTTTTGCTATTGCTGTCGTCTTGTCATGTATT GTTATGTATGATGCCTCAGGAGTAAGACTTCATGCAGGTCGGCAAGCAGAA TTGCTGAATCAAATTGTGTGTGAGCTGCCTCCAGAACATCCTTTGTCTACTGTCAGACCTCTGCGCGATTCACTTGGTCACACTCCACTTCAG GTTGTTGCCGGTGGCTTATTGGGATGCATTATAGCGTTTTTGATGAGGAGCTCCAATTAG
- the LOC130747063 gene encoding outer envelope protein 61, which produces MFNGMMDPELMRIAQEQMSRMSPAELARIQQQMMSNPELMRMASESMNNMNPEDLKRAAEQLKHTRPEEMAEIGEKMASATPDEVAAMRARVDAQIKYQLNAAEMLKKQGNDLHNQGRFNDALQKYKLAKENIKDIPSSQSGKLILACSLNLMSCYLKTRQYDECIKEGSEVLAYDAKNLKALYRRGQAYKELGLLNDAVTDLSKALEVYPDDDTIAELLRDTKEELTKGGSDCAPRRLVIEEITEEVEDVPSGNNKSSSLEQTVVQPKKSGGSSKSGSIANSGNPKTNTDSIDALKKDPEAIRSFQNFISSADPSTLASLNMGQSNNVSPDMIKASSDMISKMSPEELQKMLDMASSFQGDNPFFRGGSTDSPLNPGSIPPNVTPDMFKTASDMISKMPADDLKKMFEMASVLKGKESIPSAAAVDRNERNVSQSNFPSSSSNGTHAFGESSSSQNLFSNMRNASPPNFPSSSADLQEQMRNQMKDPAMRQMFTSMIKNMSPEMMANMGEQFGVKLSPEEAAKAQQTMSSFSPESLDKMMLWADRLQRGFEGAKKTKNWLLGKPGMILAIFMLILAIILHRFGFIGS; this is translated from the exons ATGTTTAACGGTATGATGGATCCTGAGTTGATGAGGATCGCTCAGGAACAGATGAGTCGCATGTCACCCGCTGAATTGGCTCGGATCCAACAACAG ATGATGTCCAATCCGGAGTTGATGAGGATGGCATCTGAAAGCATGAATAACATGAACCCTGAAGACTTGAAGCGTGCTGCTGAGCAGTTAAAGCATACCCGTCCCGAGGAAATGGCTGAGATTGGCGAGAAGATGGCCAGTGCGACACCGGATGAAGTAGCAGCTATGCGTGCTCGTGTTGATGCTCAGATCAAATATCAATTGAATGCAGCTGAGATGTTGAAGAAGCAG GGAAATGATCTTCACAATCAAGGAAGGTTCAATGATGCTTTGCAGAAGTATAAGCTT GCTAAGGAAAACATTAAAGACATTCCATCTTCTCAAAGTGGAAAGCTTATTTTGGCGTGCTCACTTAACTTGATGTCTTGTTACTTGAAGACAAGGCAGTATGATGAATGCATAAAAGAAGGTTCTGAG GTCTTGGCATATGATGCGAAGAACCTTAAGGCACTTTATCGAAGAGGTCAAGCATACAAGGAACTGGGCCTGCTAAAT GATGCTGTTACTGATTTGAGCAAAGCACTTGAAGTATACCCAGATGATGATACAATTGCAGAGCTTTTACG GGACACCAAGGAAGAATTGACAAAGGGAGGTAGTGATTGTGCACCTAGAA GATTAGTAATTGAAGAAATAACTGAAGAAGTAGAGGATGTGCCTTCTGGAAacaacaaaagctcttctttgGAACAAACAGTGGTTCAACCAAAAAAATCTGGTGGCTCCTCTAAAAGTGGCAGTATTGCTAACAGTGGAAATCCAAAAACAAACACAGACAGTATCGATGCATTGAAAAAAGATCCAGAAGCAATCAG ATCATTCCAAAACTTCATTTCAAGTGCCGATCCTTCCACTCTGGCTTCTTTGAACATGGGACAATCCAATAATGTGTCTCCAGATATGATTAAAGCTTCCTCAGATATGATTAGCAAGATGTCACCTGAGGAACTTCAAAAAATGCTTGACATGGCGTCTTCGTTTCAAGGGGACAACCCATTTTTCAGAGGAGGTTCCACTGATTCTCCTTTGAACCCTGGATCTATTCCTCCCAATGTGACGCCTGACATGTTTAAAACAGCGAGTGACATGATAAGTAAAATGCCAGCAGATGACCTTAAGAAGATGTTTGAAATGGCATCCGTACTTAAGGGGAAGGAATCTATTCCATCAGCAGCAGCCGTAGACAGGAATGAAAGAAATGTTTCCCAGTCAAACTTCCCATCCTCAAGTAGTAACGGAACTCATGCTTTTGGAGAATCAAGTTCTTCtcaaaatttgttttcaaatatGAGAAATGCTTCTCCGCCAAATTTCCCTTCCTCAAGTGCTGATTTACAAGAACAGATGAGAAACCAGATGAAAGATCCAGCTATGCGGCAG ATGTTCACATCAATGATTAAAAATATGAGCCCGGAAATGATGGCAAACATGGGAGAACAATTTGGTGTCAAGCTCTCACCTGAAGAGGCAGCAAAAGCTCAGCAAACCATGTCGTCCTTCTCACCAGAAAGCTTGGATAAAATG ATGCTTTGGGCGGACAGGCTTCAAAGAGGATTTGAAGGTGCGAAGAAGACAAAGAACTGGCTGCTAGGGAAACCAGGCATGATCTTAGCAATATTCATGCTCATTTTGGCTATCATTCTTCACCGGTTTGGCTTCATTGGTAGCTAG